The following are encoded together in the Humulus lupulus chromosome 5, drHumLupu1.1, whole genome shotgun sequence genome:
- the LOC133778009 gene encoding receptor-like protein EIX2 has protein sequence MYASGNKLTLNVSSCWTPPFSLYAMELNNWNLGHHFPIWLKSQKSISQITMSNTGISDVIPSWLWNISSSFDLSIDLSENQIYGEILEFPNDGSYMLNLNSNKLTGPLPRIPVYFSLDLSNNSLSGNISNFLCDRKSRTRYIVGLNLANNFLSGKIPDCWMYWPSLINIDLDNNNLTGKIPSSIGSLQSLESLHLHNNSLTGEIPKALKNCTTLIGLDLGFNKLVGTIPRWIESIPFLGLLVLRSNNLIGLIPVELCKLSTLQLLDASNNNLTGIIPRCFKNLTVMTSRKSEMLHFSYYSSMNHESRENANLVIKGRENQYNTILYLLSTLDLSANQLSGKIPEELTSLDALYSLNLSGNYLSGSIPKKIDSMTALESLDLSRNRLSGHIPSGMASLTFLSFLNLSYNNLSGQIPTSTQLQTMDASGFIGNKLCGPPLLIKCREDHVTLNRMQVLKMEKDKMMNTGSDWA, from the coding sequence ATGTATGCTTCTGGAAATAAATTGACTTTGAATGTAAGCTCATGTTGGACTCCTCCCTTTTCACTTTACGCCATGGAATTAAACAATTGGAACTTGGGTCATCATTTTCCTATATGGCTAAAATCACAAAAAAGTATTTCTCAAATTACCATGTCCAATACCGGTATTTCAGATGTCATTCCTAGTTGGTTATGGAATATTTCTTCATCATTTGATCTTTCTATTGACTTGTCTGAAAACCAAATTTATGGAGAAATTCTTGAATTTCCAAATGATGGTTCTTATATGTTGAACTTGAATTCCAACAAGTTAACAGGTCCATTACCCCGTATCCCAGTTTACTTTAGTCTAGACCTTTCAAATAATTCATTGTCTGGTAACATTTCTAATTTTCTTTGTGATCGAAAGAGCCGTACAAGATATATTGTGGGCCTGAATCTTGCAAATAATTTTTTATCAGGAAAGATTCCAGATTGTTGGATGTATTGGCCATCATTAATAAATATAGACTTGGACAACAATAACCTGACGGGAAAAATTCCAAGCTCCATAGGATCTTTACAAAGCTTAGAATCATTGCATCTTCATAATAATAGTCTCACTGGAGAAATACCAAAGGCTCTTAAGAATTGCACAACATTAATTGGTCTTGATCTTGGTTTTAATAAGTTGGTGGGAACTATACCAAGATGGATCGAAAGTATTCCATTCCTGGGCCTTCTTGTCCTTCGTTCAAACAACTTGATTGGCCTTATTCCAGTGGAGCTATGTAAACTTTCTACACTTCAACTATTGGATGCTAGTAATAACAATTTGACAGGAATCATACCGAGATGTTTCAAAAACTTAACAGTTATGACCTCTAGGAAATCAGAGATGTTACACTTTAGTTACTATAGCTCTATGAATCATGAATCTAGAGAGAATGCAAATCTTGTTATTAAAGGAAGGGAAAACCAGTACAACACCATCTTATATCTCTTAAGTACCTTAGACCTTTCAGCGAACCAATTATCAGGAAAAATACCAGAAGAACTTACAAGTCTCGATGCATTATATTCGTTGAATTTGTCAGGAAACTATTTGAGCGGGAGCATTCCAAAAAAGATTGATAGTATGACAGCGTTGGAATCTCTTGATCTCTCAAGAAACCGATTGTCCGGTCACATTCCTTCAGGTATGGCAAGCTTAACATTCTTGAGTTTCTTGAACTTGTCATATAACAACTTGTCTGGACAAATTCCAACAAGCACCCAACTGCAAACCATGGATGCTTCCGGCTTTATTGGCAACAAATTGTGTGGACCACCACTCCTCATAAAGTGTAGAGAAGATCATGTGACATTGAATAGGATGCAAGTACTGAAGATGGAGAAAGACAAGATGATGAATACTGGTTCCGATTGGGCATAG